Proteins co-encoded in one Candidatus Peregrinibacteria bacterium genomic window:
- a CDS encoding FTR1 family protein, translating into MSASFLITFREGLEAAVIIGILLSVLRALHEQKQNIFIWSGTVLGILMSFFFAWIFERFLGGFEGTFEQIYEGVLLLIAFGMITHMVLWMHRYGRNIRANLEKKVKSIFEHKVVWTIGILAFTAVVREGIEIVIFLKALSFQGGATISLMGGLLGLFAAVLCAVLLFVGTKNVSPKKFFQITGYFLLFIAAGLLSHSVSEFQEAGVLPTFLSPLYDLSGILSEEKGIGAFLKAIFGYNSAPSFLASASYVVYLTFLVLYLKGGRKERA; encoded by the coding sequence ATGTCCGCATCATTCCTCATTACTTTTCGTGAAGGTCTTGAAGCGGCGGTGATTATTGGAATTCTTCTCTCTGTGCTTCGAGCCCTTCATGAGCAGAAACAGAATATTTTTATTTGGAGCGGAACTGTTCTCGGAATTCTCATGAGCTTCTTTTTCGCGTGGATTTTTGAAAGATTTCTCGGAGGATTTGAAGGAACTTTTGAACAGATTTACGAGGGAGTTCTTTTGCTCATTGCATTTGGAATGATTACGCACATGGTTCTCTGGATGCACCGATATGGTCGAAATATTCGGGCAAATTTGGAGAAAAAAGTGAAGTCTATTTTTGAACACAAAGTGGTGTGGACCATTGGAATTTTGGCTTTTACTGCGGTAGTTCGTGAAGGAATTGAAATTGTTATTTTCCTAAAAGCCCTCAGTTTTCAGGGAGGAGCAACAATTTCTCTTATGGGTGGACTTTTAGGTCTTTTTGCTGCAGTTTTGTGTGCGGTCCTCCTTTTTGTGGGAACGAAAAATGTGTCTCCGAAAAAATTCTTCCAGATTACTGGATATTTTCTGCTGTTCATTGCCGCTGGTCTTCTTTCTCACAGCGTCTCTGAATTTCAAGAAGCAGGAGTTCTGCCGACGTTTCTGAGTCCCTTGTACGATCTCAGTGGAATTTTGAGTGAAGAAAAGGGGATTGGCGCATTCCTGAAGGCAATTTTTGGATATAATTCAGCTCCATCATTTCTTGCATCAGCTTCATATGTTGTCTATCTCACATTTTTAGTTTTGTACTTGAAGGGTGGACGAAAAGAGAGGGCGTGA
- a CDS encoding non-canonical purine NTP pyrophosphatase, which yields MQTEIPGQARDDKTGKKKLLIATGNKGKYKEIMEVLHDLEGFEFVSLADLHLINDAEEDGKTYEENSLKKAKHFFKKIGLITLSEDSGIEIEALKDELGVKTRRWGAGENASDKEWLVYFLERMRHEKNKRAKFICVSTIMWAYEGHDLISGVARPRATHKMIQFRGETWGTLLDSPQCEIPHGIPISSVFLPDGEKEVYAVLSPHEKNKISHRGKAMHEVKKFLEEKFSVL from the coding sequence ATGCAAACTGAGATCCCGGGTCAAGCCCGGGATGACAAAACGGGAAAGAAAAAACTCCTCATCGCCACTGGCAATAAAGGAAAATACAAAGAAATCATGGAAGTGCTTCATGATCTCGAAGGCTTTGAATTTGTTTCGCTTGCTGATCTTCATCTTATAAATGATGCGGAAGAAGATGGCAAAACGTATGAAGAAAATTCGCTGAAAAAAGCGAAACATTTTTTTAAAAAAATTGGACTTATAACCCTTTCGGAAGATTCAGGAATAGAAATTGAAGCCCTGAAGGATGAGCTTGGAGTCAAAACACGTCGTTGGGGAGCGGGGGAGAATGCATCAGACAAAGAATGGCTCGTATATTTTCTTGAAAGAATGAGGCATGAGAAAAATAAACGTGCAAAATTTATCTGTGTTTCGACTATCATGTGGGCTTACGAAGGTCACGATCTTATTTCAGGAGTCGCCCGTCCTCGGGCGACCCATAAAATGATTCAATTTCGCGGTGAAACCTGGGGAACTCTTCTTGATTCCCCACAATGTGAAATTCCTCATGGAATTCCTATTTCGTCCGTTTTTCTGCCGGATGGAGAAAAAGAAGTCTATGCGGTGCTTTCTCCACACGAGAAAAATAAAATCTCTCATCGAGGAAAAGCGATGCATGAAGTGAAGAAATTTTTGGAGGAGAAATTTTCAGTCTTATAG